agAAATGTGGAACTTATATAACACCGTTTTCAACAGTATTTCAGTCATGTAACGATGGGCAGTTAACCTAAACGGTGTTCCTGGATTCTGTACCCGTACTTACCTGTTCTCCGCAAGTAACTGCCAACTTCCCGGATCGAACTTGCGACTCTGCGACCCGAAGACCGACGCTCTTACCTACAGACCTAAGTGTGCGTGTTGGAAACTATATcattatcgtaaacaaattaaatttaaaaacatgtttgccatataatttgaatgtgcatgcactaataaaactgaaatatcactattacagtcagcattATGTACAATCCttgtcttcaactctataaattgtgagtccgtttcgttccgcaaagtataaatatcccctaggataatgatatttagcggaatggaacggaacaagatttcccctaggataatgatatttagcttACGGAACCGAACAAGATTTGTGACTGCCAACTTCCCCACAAGAATCAGAGGTGGAGTacaaatgatgtcagactaaatgACTTGTCATCTTCATGGAGAACATTGCCCACCCAAGGATCGAACTCGCGACACTGATGCTCCTACCTACTGATCTAAGCGGGCGGGTTagaaagttatataattatcgtaaacaaattaaatttgaaaacacatttgcaatatataatttgaatatgcatgcactaataaaagttgaaatatcactattacagtcggcattgtgtacaaaccatggcttcaactctataaattgtgattccgtttcgttccgcagagtataaatatcccctaggataatgatatttagcggaacggaacggaacaagatttgttaTTTATGACTCATTTCCTCCTTTATAATGCTTGTATAAACTTCACTTATATATAATCAGTTATCCTGCTATCATGCGCTGCTAATGAAGACTCTTCACTTTGTTGACGAGTCTTCATTAGCAGGATATGTAGCCTGCGATTTTGTTTATGCATCATGAATGATTATTTATATGTGAAGTTTATACAAGCATTATAAAGGAGGAAATGGATATTGAAtaacaaatcttgttccgttccgttccgctaaatatcattatcctaggggatatttatactttgcggaacgaaacggaatcacaatttatagagttgaagacatggtttgtacacaatgctgactgtaatagtgatacatgtatttcagctttattactgcatgcacattcaaattatatgtttttaaattgaatttgtttacgataattatagaagtttccaacccgcccgcttagatcaataagtaggagcgtcggtgtctaagttcgatccttgggcgggcaatgttctccgtgccgatttgataagacatttagtctgacatcatttgtcctccacctctgattcatgtagggaagttggcagctacaaatcttgttccgttccgttccgctaaatatcattatcttaggggatatttatactttgcggaacgaaacggaatcacaatttataaagttgaagacatggtttgtacacaatgctgactgtaatagtgatatttcaactttattaatattaattattaatatcaatttatatatggcaagcatgttttcaaatttaatttgtttacgatgattattaatattttttagaattttatataatacaaaatgagtgTACTGGATATGACGGCCATTCGATACATATTAAAGAGGTCCTGATATCGccaaaaatatttagattgtctactcatttttttttcattcgtcagtttatatgaataataaatattaaattactgcaacaagtgcaaaacatttaaatatataaattttatggcGATAGGATTTCCTATATTGACTAAGtcaagaacatagttttttaaaacagctaGGTTGCATGTAATAAATTCGTGTACCTGTAATATACCAGGATGAAAAATTCcattgacaagaaaaaataaatcttgttccgttccgttccgctaaatatcattattctatgggatatttatactttgcggaacgaaacggaacaACTGTTTGCAGTCCCGAAGATTTTAATATCCATTTAGAAGTGGGTTTTCAGATGGTTCAGTTCGAAAAAGCCCTTGATCGACTGTTCGCTAGGcagtttcaatatatcattattattatttaatatatttacatattagtaaaaaaaatgctgtgcCCCGTGTGGTGCCTCAATGTTTGTTCCGTTCCGTTTCGTtccgttccgcaaagtataaatagcCTAAATGTTTAGAATGAAATATAACAGATGCAATATCTAAGattgatatatatttggaatgaaaacttatttgtaaataatcaaTTCTATTCACTGTttcatttttcagaaatgttttgcatttattacATCAAACTTTCAGTCATGGTCACATGTGTGGAGTTATCTTCCCTGACATTCATTCATGATGTGTGGAGTTGCCTTCCCTGAAATTCATTCATGGTTtgtggagttatctcccctgacATTCATTCATGGTGTATAGAGTAAGTTATCTTCCCTGACATTCATCTATGGTGTGTGGAGGTATCTTCTTTGACATTCATTCATGGTGAGTGGAGGTATCTCCCCTGACATTCATTCATGGTGTATAGAGTAAGCTATCTTCCCTGACATTCATTCATGGTATGTGGAGGTATCTTCCCTGACGTTCATTCATATTATCCATCTTTGATACACCCTTTTTCTGACAAAATCAACGTCAATATATTCTGTAGGAGTTGGCGGCCTACCTCTTCTCTTTTACTTGCTGGCTGTATTCAAATGTTCTTTGCCTACATCTTCATAGACTGGGTTGCTATTTGACacctaaatgtttaaaaaataataacgtTGCTTgatatttcaaagtatttttttatttaaaacgacAAATGAGTATTAAATTAGTACAAGTAACGATACAGAGTACATACGCGCAGTAAATACATTTTGggaataatattaaaaaaaataacatcaaagaGCAACTGAAATACAGGTTTAACttttatttgcattgaaatgtCTTGGAAAGGTAAACGTGGAATAGTCAGTCATACATATCAACAACGCCCTAACACTAAAAGACAAAGATTATCAGCTgaaggtaaaacatttattagtttcatgtaacataaaacaatgcaaactaTCTTGATCttacttgtttttataacatttaaatacttaGAGCCTTCAATTCTAACGTATCATTCGAAACCGATTCCACAAACATATTACCTTCGCTGTACATCCCTCTGTCCTGATTTGGTCAATTTGGGAGTACGGGACGACTTCGTTCATTTCTAATTTTCATATTCCTGCACGTTGGCTGCAGTGAAAAGCGTTTACACATATAGTTTTATTCGACCAACAACATGCATGTTCGTATAACATGGTCGACAAAGTAATAGAGATAGTCGTTATTTGTTTTTGCTCAATTATTAAGGTATCATGTAGTTTTCACCAACCACGTTTTTACTGAATATTAACTCGTCATATCGGTGCcatgaaaacacaaaatcagtGGCTATTTACCAAGTAACATTCAAATTTAACGAGCAAATATTGATAGTACAATgacaactacagggacaggcccagtAGTCCAAAACCAAATATAAAAACCATTTAGAGGCACAATGTATGAGCACACAGTACATTGAACACATATCAACAAAGccgtttttaaataatgatttgattAGGGCCAACATTGGATACCATGGAAAGAGCAACTCACCATATTGGGCAGGTTGACTGAAAAAGGCATTATAAACACtaatcattgtatatatatgcacaaCAAAATccaacaattttaaatgtacagCGTTTTAAAATGTAgtgtttcaatacaaatataacatgaATGTAGAAACTAAAAAATTACTGTAAATACTTAAAAATGTACGTACGGTTCAATTGGATTTTCGTGATGATTCACTTTCAAAATCCCTACAATAGAAGAAATACACGTCAAATGGAAGAGCTGAGGTggattaaaaaaacatcaatgaatACAATGGATGTACCCGAAGATTAAATCTCAAAATGCTGTCATTTCTGTACCAAGTGATCCGAAAACAGATTgacaaagaaaaacacacacagatCCTGATTCAACTTTACGTTTTCTGGCGAACACAATGgccattgaaataataaccaccGCAATAAAAACGCTCAAACCAACGGCAATCCCCTCTATTGCTTTATCTTTGCAACGCGTCGAAGCTgcgattgaaaaaaaatgatctttAGGCAAGAggttttattcattgaaaacatgattttttatttagatgATTTTGGAAGTACAGAATATTTAAGAAAAGATGAATATAATCAAAGAGCCCTATTTGAGCATCTGCAACAGCTATAAAATACTAAAagcttaattgaaaataattcacGCAGACATGCACGCACCCGCACCAACGAACGAACCCACGCAAatatacaataatgaaaacGTACCTCTTCCAACTGCAACAAATGAGCTGCTCGTACTTAAGCTATAGTTTCCAGATTCGAAATAAGCTGTACACGTGTAGTTTCTGTGTTCATTTGTGTCCAATGGGAATATATTAATCTCACATTCCTGTGACTTATTGCAAACGATGAGTTGTGTGTCTCCGTAAACAGACCAAACAATATTCGCAAGTAAGCTGTTTGCCGTGCAAGTTACATTGGTTGTGGCATGAGCATTAAGCAATACTTCGTCTTTAACCGACAAGCGAACACTCGGTTGATCTGAAATACGCAAAAggaacttgaaaaaaataagtaactaatttttattgtttatcttgtCATTTATCAACGTCAAAAATGTCATGAATACAGAAATCGGGTGTTTTAGAACTCTATAAATCAATCGAAATAGTACATGGTACTTGGACCACATGTGACTTGGATAGTTGAACATCAAAGTTGAGGCAAATGACGTTGCAGGTTATAGATTGACCATTGATTTCTTTACTGACATTCACAAACGCCATTTCAGACGAGTCATGCATTCTGCCTGTCTCGTCTCCGTTTGCATAAAGTAGTTGGCCATCTTTTGTCCAGGAAATCCAGCAAAAGTCATTGTATGTGTCCGTTAGGCAACTGAATTTGAAAGAATAGTTGTCCTGCAAATATCTCGGTATATTTGGTGCAATCATTGCCATTGTCGATGGTGGATCTGTGAGtatcaatacaacaaaataatcACCACACACGGACGCCAACGCTCGTCCATTATTGAATCGACAAAGAGACATAGTTAGTCATTTCAGAAATCAAGGACTTGCTACACACGTGTGCAATATGAGCATAATTAGGTGTAAATTGTACATTTCGTTTTGACATTATTGATAAGCTTTACGCAATGCCCAACACTTAACGTATTGCACGTCGACAACGCCAAAACTATGAAAATTCATTGactgtttttataaaaacagaataaaatcagaaacaaatattttgtgatgTTAAAATTACAATCTGAAATACAAAGAACATGCACAGGAACAAAACAAGTAGCAAGAAATCTCTTGGTCAATATAAATTGCAGACTCGATGGTGTTGAAGTCACATGGTACCGAACggcatgaaatatataataaacattgtgGTATGCATTATGTCTAGcagtaaacatataataaaGCAACTAAAAAAGAATAAACAGCTACTACGGGCATGACCCATACAGTACTCATGATTCACTCGAATTCTGCTAGATTGTGTCCCTTTGATGCTCATATTATTTAACCATGATTCGTGAGGAAATACACGAGAGTCCTTATTAGAGTTTCGAGCACACACtactttaaaacaatgcatCCGGCTGATGCACACGTTAAAGAGAAATGGGTCCTCGGGAAAAACGTTGAGTTTAGGATTCGGTTCGggtgttaaaataaattatactgCATGTTcgcatttttgtttcttaagaTTTTTGCTAACTTGAATTTGGTTTCATTCTTTGTGTATGATCATTTCtttcattaacattaaacaCCAAACTTACATTTGCAATTTATTGTCTTTCGTTGTGTTTCTTTTACCCCAAATAGCGGTGAAGATGATAAACAGGACACATATTTTCCATTCCAATCTTTTCTGGCAGGGTCCTTAAGGGTAATAG
Above is a genomic segment from Mya arenaria isolate MELC-2E11 chromosome 2, ASM2691426v1 containing:
- the LOC128221212 gene encoding kin of IRRE-like protein 3 isoform X1; amino-acid sequence: MKVPCVIVVLFICFKGVVGENCGSLNYSQPAFKWRNVTIIYKPFSFSATEKPLIFYNDGKQWTPVPSAIMYNSTLSVFTTVLDTNLLKTWNPYVFARYRSCISQMILDLQVKPEIPVLNVPILREGSPANITCISRGGRPAANLSLWLDGKNASVDHLKTYNKSTRTYTTTITLKDPARKDWNGKYVSCLSSSPLFGVKETQRKTINCKYPPSTMAMIAPNIPRYLQDNYSFKFSCLTDTYNDFCWISWTKDGQLLYANGDETGRMHDSSEMAFVNVSKEINGQSITCNVICLNFDVQLSKSHVVQVPYQPSVRLSVKDEVLLNAHATTNVTCTANSLLANIVWSVYGDTQLIVCNKSQECEINIFPLDTNEHRNYTCTAYFESGNYSLSTSSSFVAVGRASTRCKDKAIEGIAVGLSVFIAVVIISMAIVFARKRILKVNHHENPIEPQPAQYANVQEYEN
- the LOC128221212 gene encoding cell adhesion molecule 4-like isoform X2 → MKVPCVIVVLFICFKGVVGENCGSLNYSQPAFKWRNVTIIYKPFSFSATEKPLIFYNDGKQWTPVPSAIMYNSTLSVFTTVLDTNLLKTWNPYVFARYRSCISQMILDLQVKPEIPVLNVPILREGSPANITCISRGGRPAANLSLWLDGKNASVDHLKTYNKSTRTYTTTITLKDPARKDWNGKYVSCLSSSPLFGVKETQRKTINCKYQPSVRLSVKDEVLLNAHATTNVTCTANSLLANIVWSVYGDTQLIVCNKSQECEINIFPLDTNEHRNYTCTAYFESGNYSLSTSSSFVAVGRASTRCKDKAIEGIAVGLSVFIAVVIISMAIVFARKRILKVNHHENPIEPQPAQYANVQEYEN